Proteins co-encoded in one Pyxidicoccus xibeiensis genomic window:
- a CDS encoding serine/threonine-protein kinase: MSERYEAELRHALAEGLVSREEVEDLRARVMRLGRSPLELLREQGRLSEDTFLLLRREASAERVEAPMAGSDCTLAPGMNVPSGQPAARAVGQGPDFAPSAGRNVPSAPPADGPPAPRSEAPLTPGAAAPPERSAAPRSDDTLQPGTAAVSPESPTGREQDSAPPSRPDEPAFPIASWDRYQPRRFLGQGGMGRVFLAWDPRLRRDVALKFVRDDDPELARRFVSEARAQARVDHERVCRVYEVGEVQGKVYIAMQYVDGRPLNALAGELTVEQKVMLLREAAEGVHAAHRAGLVHRDIKPSNVLVERTAEGALRPYVMDFGLARDWKEGVTATGTVLGTPHYMSPEQARGEVTRLDRRADVYSLGATLYALLTGQSPIPGDNGLEVLSNIATVEPRPPRAVDRDIPADVEAITLKCLEKDRSARYGSARELADDLGRFLDGAPVLARPGPGYRATRWLRKHRRVVAVVSAVSLVVALALGQAVLARREVTQRETLARRFTEGVERLEAQARYSGTAPLHDTRADREALRARMRDIESAMRNAGSLAEGPGHYALGRGFLALGDEAKAREHLETAWKQGYQEPRVAYALALVLGHLYQERRLEAERLRDAKARETRLREVSERYRDPALDFLRRSEGAEVPAPEYVAALLAFHEDRPDEALAKLDALGARLPWFHEAPQLRGDIHLARAVRRWSSGDREGATADFDAGRRAYAEAASIGRSVPAVHRALTRLEYEALIMEVYGKGEVLPPYSRGVEAVKRALTAARDDTQAHVLEAALHRRLAEHRARQGGEVEPLLDAAQASAKEAVALAPSEPRSLTELALVSWQRAILRQEKGQDASELLRDAAATFERIPAEGRDFDFHINLGLVYKVWADHEDSVGGDALPHRDRGVDAFRTAVELDARRAEAWTNLGQAYVARASHPRAPDADGDLTRAADAMERACTLNPGLVSSWFYAGEVHEARARRLRDSGGDARPELARALEAYRKGAAISPKLPPLHNGVGTILFEQAKEAWDRGAAPEPLLLQAQEAFARAIEVAPAQGFAHNNAGEVHAWHAASLLARGESPLPAVRAAEAVLQQAVALLPDLPQPRTWLGAVYRVEAAFALEQGRDAGPALKQSTEALRRALALNPGLAQAWLLQGETLALDARWRAAKGRARDEDFDAAALSFQKAVDLEPARPEHRVAFARFQLGWGDWRRQAGRDATPVLERGLALADAALAARAAWAEARAVRGGLLLALAELPGTNASGHKQQQRTQAREELTRALADNAHLRHTWAREQARLAGTTPR, from the coding sequence GTGAGCGAGCGATACGAAGCCGAGCTGCGCCATGCGCTCGCGGAGGGTCTGGTCTCTCGGGAAGAAGTGGAGGACCTGCGCGCTCGGGTCATGCGCCTGGGGCGATCTCCGCTGGAGTTGCTTCGGGAGCAGGGACGCCTCTCCGAGGACACCTTCCTCCTGCTTCGTCGGGAGGCCTCGGCCGAGAGGGTTGAGGCACCCATGGCCGGCTCGGACTGCACGCTCGCGCCTGGAATGAACGTTCCTTCCGGGCAGCCCGCGGCGCGTGCCGTGGGGCAGGGGCCGGACTTCGCGCCCTCGGCTGGAAGGAACGTTCCTTCCGCCCCCCCCGCCGACGGCCCCCCGGCGCCACGCTCCGAAGCCCCACTCACGCCCGGCGCCGCCGCCCCTCCCGAGCGGTCTGCCGCTCCCCGCTCGGACGACACACTCCAGCCAGGCACGGCCGCCGTCTCTCCCGAATCGCCCACGGGCCGCGAGCAGGACTCCGCGCCTCCCTCCCGCCCCGACGAGCCCGCCTTCCCGATAGCGAGCTGGGACCGCTACCAGCCCAGGCGCTTCCTCGGGCAGGGCGGCATGGGGCGCGTGTTCCTCGCGTGGGACCCCCGGCTGCGCCGCGACGTGGCGCTCAAGTTCGTCCGTGACGACGACCCCGAGCTCGCCCGCCGCTTCGTCTCCGAGGCCCGCGCCCAGGCCCGCGTCGACCACGAGCGCGTGTGCCGCGTGTACGAGGTCGGCGAGGTCCAGGGGAAGGTCTACATCGCCATGCAGTACGTGGACGGCCGGCCCCTCAACGCGCTCGCGGGCGAGCTCACCGTCGAGCAGAAGGTCATGCTCCTGCGCGAAGCCGCCGAGGGCGTCCACGCTGCCCACCGCGCGGGGCTCGTCCACCGGGACATCAAGCCCTCCAACGTGCTGGTGGAGCGCACCGCCGAAGGTGCCCTCCGTCCCTATGTCATGGACTTCGGCCTCGCCCGCGACTGGAAGGAGGGCGTCACCGCCACCGGCACGGTGCTCGGCACGCCGCACTACATGTCCCCCGAGCAGGCCCGGGGCGAGGTGACGCGGCTGGACCGCCGCGCCGACGTCTACAGCCTCGGCGCCACGCTCTACGCGCTGCTCACCGGCCAATCCCCTATCCCCGGTGACAACGGATTGGAGGTGCTCAGCAACATCGCCACCGTGGAGCCACGGCCGCCGCGCGCGGTGGACCGCGACATCCCCGCGGACGTGGAGGCCATCACCCTCAAGTGTCTGGAGAAGGACCGCTCCGCCCGTTATGGCTCGGCGCGCGAACTCGCCGACGACCTGGGCCGCTTCCTCGACGGAGCGCCCGTGCTCGCGCGCCCTGGCCCCGGCTACCGCGCGACCCGCTGGCTGCGGAAGCACCGCCGCGTCGTGGCCGTCGTCTCGGCGGTGTCGCTCGTGGTGGCGCTCGCGCTGGGGCAGGCCGTCCTGGCCCGCCGCGAAGTCACGCAGCGCGAGACGCTGGCCCGCCGCTTCACGGAAGGCGTGGAGCGCCTCGAGGCCCAGGCCCGCTACTCCGGCACCGCGCCCCTGCACGACACGCGCGCGGACCGCGAGGCCCTGCGCGCGAGGATGCGCGACATCGAGTCCGCCATGCGCAACGCGGGCTCCCTCGCCGAGGGGCCGGGGCACTACGCCCTGGGCCGTGGCTTCCTCGCGCTGGGGGACGAGGCGAAGGCCCGCGAGCACCTGGAGACCGCATGGAAGCAGGGCTACCAGGAGCCCCGCGTCGCCTATGCGCTGGCCCTGGTGCTCGGCCACCTCTACCAGGAGCGCCGCCTGGAAGCGGAGCGGCTGCGCGACGCGAAGGCGCGCGAGACCCGGCTGCGCGAGGTGTCGGAGCGCTACCGGGACCCGGCCCTGGACTTCCTGCGCCGCAGTGAGGGCGCGGAGGTGCCCGCCCCCGAGTACGTCGCGGCGCTGCTCGCCTTCCACGAGGACCGGCCCGACGAGGCGCTCGCGAAGCTGGATGCGCTCGGCGCTCGGCTGCCCTGGTTCCACGAGGCGCCCCAACTGCGCGGAGACATCCACCTGGCGCGCGCCGTGCGGCGCTGGAGCTCCGGGGACCGCGAAGGCGCGACCGCGGACTTCGACGCCGGCCGCCGGGCCTACGCCGAGGCCGCCAGCATCGGCCGCAGCGTGCCCGCGGTACACCGGGCGCTGACGCGGCTCGAGTACGAGGCGCTCATCATGGAGGTGTACGGGAAGGGCGAAGTGCTGCCTCCGTACTCCCGGGGCGTGGAGGCGGTGAAGCGTGCGCTCACGGCCGCGCGCGACGACACCCAGGCCCATGTGCTGGAGGCCGCGCTGCACCGTCGCCTCGCCGAGCACCGCGCCCGGCAGGGCGGTGAGGTGGAGCCGCTGCTGGATGCGGCGCAGGCGTCGGCGAAGGAGGCCGTCGCGCTCGCGCCCTCGGAACCTCGCTCGCTGACGGAGCTGGCGCTGGTGTCGTGGCAGCGCGCCATCCTGCGCCAGGAGAAGGGCCAGGACGCGAGCGAGCTGCTGCGCGACGCCGCCGCCACCTTCGAGCGCATCCCCGCCGAGGGCCGGGACTTCGACTTCCACATCAACCTGGGCCTCGTCTACAAGGTGTGGGCGGACCACGAGGACAGCGTGGGAGGAGACGCGCTGCCGCACAGGGACCGGGGCGTCGACGCCTTCCGCACCGCCGTGGAGCTGGACGCGCGTCGCGCCGAGGCGTGGACGAACCTGGGGCAGGCGTACGTCGCGCGGGCCTCGCATCCGCGCGCACCGGATGCCGACGGCGACCTCACCCGGGCGGCGGACGCGATGGAGCGGGCATGCACCCTCAACCCGGGGCTCGTGTCTTCGTGGTTCTACGCGGGCGAGGTGCACGAGGCGCGGGCCCGGCGACTGCGGGACTCGGGAGGGGATGCGCGGCCGGAGCTCGCCCGCGCGCTGGAGGCCTATCGCAAGGGCGCCGCCATCAGCCCGAAGCTGCCGCCGCTGCACAACGGCGTGGGCACCATCCTCTTCGAGCAGGCGAAGGAGGCCTGGGACCGGGGAGCGGCGCCGGAGCCGCTGCTGCTCCAGGCGCAGGAGGCCTTCGCGCGAGCCATCGAGGTCGCGCCCGCGCAGGGCTTCGCCCACAACAACGCGGGCGAGGTGCACGCCTGGCACGCGGCCTCGCTGCTGGCGCGCGGAGAGTCACCGCTGCCGGCCGTGCGCGCGGCGGAGGCGGTGCTCCAGCAGGCGGTGGCGCTGCTGCCGGACCTGCCGCAGCCGAGGACGTGGCTGGGCGCGGTGTACCGCGTGGAGGCCGCCTTCGCGCTGGAGCAGGGAAGGGACGCGGGCCCGGCGCTGAAGCAGTCCACGGAGGCGCTGCGCCGCGCGCTCGCGCTCAACCCGGGGCTGGCCCAGGCGTGGCTGCTGCAGGGCGAGACGCTGGCGCTGGACGCACGCTGGCGGGCGGCGAAGGGGCGGGCTCGCGACGAGGACTTCGACGCGGCGGCCCTGTCCTTCCAGAAGGCGGTGGACCTGGAGCCCGCGCGTCCGGAGCACCGCGTGGCCTTCGCCCGCTTCCAGCTCGGGTGGGGCGACTGGCGGCGGCAGGCGGGAAGGGACGCCACGCCGGTGCTGGAGCGGGGACTGGCGCTGGCGGACGCGGCGCTGGCGGCCCGAGCCGCCTGGGCGGAGGCGCGGGCCGTGCGCGGCGGCCTGCTGCTCGCGCTGGCGGAGCTGCCGGGCACCAACGCATCAGGACACAAGCAGCAGCAGCGCACCCAGGCCCGCGAGGAGCTGACCCGGGCGCTGGCGGACAACGCGCACCTGCGGCACACGTGGGCGCGTGAGCAGGCGAGGCTGGCGGGCACTACCCCGAGGTGA
- a CDS encoding sigma 54-interacting transcriptional regulator: MASTLADVSTAAIPNRSGGPQGPRAVPALTVISHPLPRRVGERLLLDAITAGREVALSRNGPDFTRPGSALGQPLSDPFLSRKPLLFAPGSMPGGVRLTNSDGGTQVHVAGSLLQGPWELSREELADGVPLELGGRVVVLLHLAESGAETPGADTLGMVGESTHLLRLRRHIERVADLDVPVLIRGETGTGKERVAQAIHQRSRRRDEKFVSVNLGAIPKELAAAELFGTHKGAYTGATQSREGFFRAAHGGTLFLDEVGEAPPEVQVMLLRVLETGELYPVGGSSPVTVDVRLLAATDANLEEQIREGRFKAPLMHRLAGYDLHVSPLRERREDIGRLFLHFAREELETIGEAHRLDNDDAYAEPWLPAPLAVRLVRFSWPGNIRQLRNLARQLVIGSRGQPRLLVDPRLEQELEAAAGKMPGSAARAGTPAGTASPLPEAKASPGGRPAEPTPEKAAPRRKASQLTEQELLAALRENDWDLKATAEALGIARPSLYDLIDKSPNLRTAGDLSAEEITRCFEACDGDLDAMVRKLEVSRRALGRRLKELGLTPRPG, encoded by the coding sequence ATGGCCTCCACGCTCGCCGACGTCTCCACCGCCGCCATCCCGAACCGGAGCGGCGGTCCCCAGGGGCCTCGCGCCGTCCCGGCGCTCACCGTCATCTCCCATCCCCTGCCCCGGCGCGTCGGCGAGCGGCTGCTCCTCGACGCCATCACCGCCGGCAGGGAGGTGGCCCTGTCCCGCAACGGCCCGGACTTCACACGCCCCGGCTCCGCGCTGGGCCAGCCCCTGTCCGACCCGTTCCTCAGCCGCAAGCCGCTGCTCTTCGCCCCCGGCTCTATGCCCGGCGGTGTGCGACTGACCAACAGTGACGGAGGCACCCAGGTCCACGTCGCCGGCTCGCTGCTGCAGGGCCCCTGGGAGCTGTCGCGGGAGGAGCTCGCGGATGGAGTCCCGCTGGAGCTGGGCGGCCGCGTGGTGGTGCTGCTGCACCTGGCCGAGTCGGGTGCGGAGACGCCGGGCGCGGACACCCTGGGCATGGTGGGCGAGAGCACCCACCTGCTGCGCCTGCGCCGCCACATCGAGCGGGTGGCGGACCTGGACGTGCCGGTGCTCATCCGCGGCGAGACGGGCACGGGCAAGGAGCGCGTGGCCCAGGCCATCCACCAGCGCAGCCGCCGCCGGGACGAGAAGTTCGTCAGCGTGAACCTGGGCGCCATTCCGAAGGAGCTGGCCGCCGCCGAGCTGTTCGGCACGCACAAGGGCGCGTACACCGGCGCCACGCAGAGCCGCGAGGGCTTCTTCCGCGCGGCCCACGGCGGCACCCTGTTCCTCGACGAGGTGGGCGAGGCCCCGCCCGAGGTGCAGGTGATGCTCCTGCGCGTGCTGGAGACGGGCGAGCTGTACCCCGTGGGCGGCAGCAGCCCCGTCACCGTGGACGTGCGCCTGCTGGCCGCGACGGACGCCAACCTGGAGGAGCAGATTCGCGAGGGCCGCTTCAAGGCCCCGCTGATGCACCGGCTCGCCGGCTACGACCTCCACGTGTCTCCGCTGCGCGAGCGGCGCGAGGACATCGGCCGCCTCTTCCTCCACTTCGCCCGCGAGGAGCTGGAGACGATTGGCGAGGCGCACCGGCTGGACAATGACGACGCGTACGCGGAGCCGTGGCTGCCGGCGCCGCTGGCCGTGCGGCTGGTCCGCTTCTCGTGGCCCGGCAACATCCGCCAGCTGCGCAACCTGGCGCGGCAGCTCGTCATCGGCAGCCGGGGCCAGCCTCGCCTGCTGGTGGACCCACGGCTGGAGCAGGAGCTGGAGGCAGCCGCCGGGAAGATGCCGGGCAGCGCCGCACGCGCCGGCACTCCGGCGGGCACCGCGTCCCCGTTGCCGGAAGCCAAGGCGTCCCCGGGCGGAAGGCCCGCGGAGCCCACGCCCGAGAAGGCGGCGCCGCGCCGGAAGGCGTCACAGCTCACGGAGCAGGAGCTGCTCGCGGCGCTGCGGGAGAACGACTGGGACCTCAAGGCCACGGCGGAGGCGCTCGGCATCGCGCGGCCCTCGCTCTATGACCTCATCGACAAGAGCCCGAACCTGCGCACCGCGGGTGACCTCAGCGCGGAGGAGATCACCCGCTGCTTCGAGGCGTGTGACGGCGACCTGGATGCCATGGTGCGCAAGCTGGAGGTGTCCCGGCGAGCGCTGGGCCGGCGGTTGAAAGAGCTGGGCCTCACGCCTCGGCCGGGCTGA